In Bradyrhizobium sp. 170, the DNA window GCGCCGGTCATGGCGTCGAAGCCGGTGGCGAACACGATCACGTCGACGTCGAACGTTCGCTTGCCGGTCGTGATGCCGGTGGCTGTGATCTCTGTGATCGGCTCCTGCCGCAGGTTCACCAGCGTGACGTTGGGGCGGTTGTAGGTGGCGTAATAGTTGGTATCGAGGCAGGGACGCTTGGCACCGAACGGATGGTCGTGCGGGGTCAAGGCTTCGGCTATCTCCGGGTCCTTGACGATGTCGCGGATCTTCTCGCGGACCAGGTCGGCGAGCAGCGTATTGCCGCCGAGGTCGACGCCCTGGTCGGCCCAAAGCTGGGTCAGGATGTAGACGAGATCGCCGGCGGCCCACGCCTGCTCGAAGCGTTCGCGGCGTTCGGCGTCGCTCAATTGCCAGCTCACGGCCGTCTGTTGCGGATAGGGAACGCCCGCGAGTGACCAGCGCGCCTGCTCGCGGTAGGCGGCGCGGTCGCCTTCCAGCATGGCGCGGCGGTCCGCCGGCGCAGAGCCGTTATGCGCGGGCAAGGCGAAGTTCGGAGTGCGCTGGAAGACGGTGAGTTGCGCCGCCTGCTCCGCGAGCAGCGGGATCGACTGGATGCCCGATGATCCCGTGCCGATGACGGCGATGCGCTTGCCGGCGAGCTTGACCTCTTCATGCGGCCAGCGGCCGGTGAAATAGATCTCGCCTTTAAAATCCTTGACGCCATCGATCTCCGGCGGTTTTGGCGCGGAGAGGCAGCCGGTGGCCATGATGTAGTGGCGGCAGGAAACACCAGCGCCGTTGTCGGTGGTGAGCAACCAACGCTCAGCGGTCTGATCCCAATTCGCTGCGGTGACCTTCGTGCCAAAGCGGATGTCGCGCCGCAGCTCGTATCGGTCGGCGACGAAGCCGAGATAGCGCAGGATTTCGGGCTGGGTGGCGTATTTCTCCGACCATTGCCACGCGCTCTCCAGTTCGGGATCGAACGTGTAGCTGTAGTCGATGGTCTGGATGTCGCAGCGTGCGCCGGGATAGCGGTTCCAGTACCAGGTGCCGCCGACGTCGCCGGCCTCCTCGATCACGACGGCCGAGAAGCCGGCCTTGCGCAGGCGATGCAGGAGATAGAGGCCGGCAAATCCGGCGCCGACAACGGCGACATCGACCTGTTGCGTCGTGCCGCTGTTTGCCGATTCAGAAGAACGTGCTGCGACCGCTGCGTCTGGCATGCCACTCCTCCCGTGCGTTTTATATTTTGAGGTAGGCTACTGCCGCGTGTTCAGTTTGTCATCAAGACAAATGCAATCGGTGGATGTTTCGGGCAGATGCGATGTGCGAGGCTCCAGGTTCATGATTTGGCGAATTTCTTCGTGTGAAGCAGCGACTTACCCGCCATGCTCTGCGCGGGGCATGACAAATCGTAGGATGGGTGGAGCGAAGCGATACCCATCAATCGTGAGGCGGGTTCGCTCGATGGGTTTCGCTTCGCTCTACCCATCCTACTGGATTGCTCGTTCGCTATATGCGTTTGCGCCGTTCGCTGGTGCGGCGGCGATCGACACCGCTTGTCGCCCAGTTCGGGCTGAAATCCAGCGTGAAGTCGCGAAAACTCTCCACGGCGGGCGAGAGCGATGCGCTGTTTCTTACGAACATCGCGATCTTCCATTTGACGGCCGGCTGCAGCAGCGGCAGGAACGTCAGTCCGAAGCCGCGTACCAGCGGCTCCGCCATCGAGGGGCAGATCACGGCGCCTTGCCTGACCCGCAGCATCGACAGCGCGGTGTTTACCCGGTGCACCGGCACCAATTCTTTTGGATGATGCCGGGACGGGACGTTGCTCAACACGTTGATGGCGATGTTGGGCATGTAGTTGAGCAGCGGCCGCTCGCGCAAATCCTTCCAACTGACCGACTTGGCTTTTGTCAGCGGGTCATCGCTGCGCAACGCCACCCAGAGTGGATCGGCGCAGATCATATGCACTTCGACCGATTGGTCCGGAACGACGCCGGCCGGGCCGAAGCCGATGTCGGTAGAGCCGTTCTGCAGGCCCGCCAGCACCTCCTGTATCGGCACGTCGTCGAAGCGGACGTCCACGCCCGGATGGCTGTTGTTGTATCCGGCGATCAGTTCAGGCAGCAGCGTGCAGGATAGCGTTTCGGGAGCAGCTACACGCACCAGCCCGCGGCGAAGCTCCTTGAGATTGGTCAAATTGTCGAGCGCCTCGTCCAGGTTTGAGAGCACGC includes these proteins:
- a CDS encoding LysR substrate-binding domain-containing protein; translation: MLSNLDEALDNLTNLKELRRGLVRVAAPETLSCTLLPELIAGYNNSHPGVDVRFDDVPIQEVLAGLQNGSTDIGFGPAGVVPDQSVEVHMICADPLWVALRSDDPLTKAKSVSWKDLRERPLLNYMPNIAINVLSNVPSRHHPKELVPVHRVNTALSMLRVRQGAVICPSMAEPLVRGFGLTFLPLLQPAVKWKIAMFVRNSASLSPAVESFRDFTLDFSPNWATSGVDRRRTSERRKRI